From a single Erpetoichthys calabaricus chromosome 1, fErpCal1.3, whole genome shotgun sequence genomic region:
- the LOC114645925 gene encoding protein RD3-like encodes MFPWSLFTSLGSQPLPSPRSTEELVSETLMLEFESLLKRCEKLQYERVMEGRRRRSSVDYSWLASPPRVTFQLSPGELLELQDLCVKILPSQCGPVILRFRKLVTEYEPDVHEVSRIFRSVLCDTLDEEPQQKQDFKPPPHHWDKRRTKSLSLMSFKSRLRINPFRNTATCANEEEEQWPNDEEMGMAVARRVQSMPEISPLEKGAQRVEN; translated from the exons atgTTCCCATGGTCTCTCTTTACCTCTCTGGGTTCCCAACCCTTGCCCAGCCCACGTTCAACAGAAGAATTGGTGTCGGAGACGCTAATGTTGGAGTTTGAGTCACTACTCAAGCGCTGTGAGAAGCTACAGTATGAACGAGTTATGGAAGGTCGGCGGCGCAGGTCCAGTGTAGACTATAGCTGGCTTGCATCGCCTCCCCGTGTCACCTTCCAGTTATCCCCTGGAGAACTCCTTGAGTTGCAGGATCTCTGTGTGAAGATTCTGCCCTCACAGTGTGGGCCTGTAATACTAAG ATTTCGCAAACTGGTGACAGAATATGAGCCTGATGTTCACGAGGTGTCTCGCATATTCCGCAGTGTTCTTTGTGATACTCTTGATGAAGAGCCTCAGCAGAAACAGGATTTCAAACCACCACCTCATCACTGGGATAAGCGCCGAACCAAGAGCTTGTCTCTGATGTCCTTCAAGTCTCGCCTGCGCATTAATCCCTTTAGAAACACTGCCACTTGTGCTAACGAAGAGGAAGAACAATGGCCAAATGATGAAGAGATGGGGATGGCAGTAGCCAGGAGAGTGCAAAGCATGCCCGAGATCTCGCCGCTGGAGAAGGGAGCACAGAGAGTGGAGAACTAG